Proteins encoded together in one Altererythrobacter epoxidivorans window:
- the dapF gene encoding diaminopimelate epimerase codes for MRVSFTKMHGLGNDFVILDNRNGGLPELTNAVAAALANRTTGIGCDQLILLENDESGDSDFRMRIFNADGSEVEACGNASRAVALLHGESARVATDGGLIALEPAEGGARVDMGTPRFEWQDIPLAYAMDTLSMPVAWGPLENPAAVNVGNPHVIFFTDDTDVVELDVLGPEIEHDPLFPDRINVNVATIEDRTNIRLRVWERGVGLTRACGTGACATAIAAMRRGLVERNVTVALPGGPLQIEWTKDNRILMTGPATLSFVGTFEWSDFA; via the coding sequence ATGCGCGTTTCCTTCACCAAGATGCACGGACTAGGCAACGACTTCGTCATCCTGGACAACAGGAACGGAGGATTGCCCGAATTGACGAATGCCGTGGCAGCGGCACTCGCCAATCGCACGACCGGTATCGGGTGCGACCAGCTGATCCTGCTCGAAAACGACGAGAGCGGCGACAGCGATTTCCGCATGCGAATTTTCAATGCCGACGGCAGCGAAGTCGAAGCCTGCGGCAACGCCAGCCGCGCCGTTGCCTTGCTTCATGGGGAAAGCGCGCGTGTCGCTACTGACGGGGGTCTGATCGCGCTTGAACCGGCAGAAGGCGGCGCACGGGTCGATATGGGAACCCCTCGCTTCGAATGGCAGGACATTCCGCTGGCCTATGCGATGGATACGCTGTCGATGCCGGTCGCCTGGGGCCCATTGGAAAACCCTGCGGCAGTCAACGTTGGCAATCCCCATGTGATCTTCTTCACCGATGATACCGATGTGGTCGAACTCGATGTGCTGGGACCTGAGATCGAACACGACCCGCTGTTCCCCGATCGTATCAACGTAAATGTCGCGACGATCGAAGACCGGACCAACATTCGCCTGCGCGTCTGGGAACGTGGTGTCGGCCTGACCCGCGCTTGTGGAACGGGAGCCTGCGCGACGGCAATTGCAGCGATGCGCCGCGGCCTGGTCGAGCGAAATGTCACGGTTGCCCTCCCCGGCGGTCCGTTGCAGATCGAATGGACGAAGGACAACCGCATCCTGATGACCGGGCCTGCGACGCTCAGCTTTGTCGGGACCTTCGAATGGTCGGACTTCGCGTGA